A window of the Acidimicrobiales bacterium genome harbors these coding sequences:
- a CDS encoding ArsA-related P-loop ATPase, translating into MSANDVATRDASTLDRLLAEAKVVVVVGPGGVGKTTLAAAMAARAAIEHGRRALVVTVDPARRLADALGVGESGAGGVAEVPMSVPLGPTADHDGGAGAMWAVMVDMEQSWDRLVRRHAPDNATRDGLLDNELYQTLTTRFVQSHDYIALDRLVDLADQDDYDLVVIDTPPSVHALDVLDAPDRMLEFFGSRLLTWLTAPYRTRMVRVAAKPFLVVAERLLGGPFLEQIAEFFWLFSSLQPGFARRARAVKRRLSDPDTRYVVVQTPEAVPRARGTELAAELRRRGHPPALTIVNRTLDPSVRALDDAAIDAIGHRTLRDAVRTLRDTAEADAAAPAAIGPTHQVLWTAGSLVDASDLSALFG; encoded by the coding sequence GTGAGCGCGAACGACGTCGCCACTCGCGATGCGTCCACGCTCGATCGGCTGCTCGCCGAGGCCAAGGTGGTGGTCGTCGTCGGGCCGGGAGGGGTCGGCAAGACCACCCTGGCCGCGGCCATGGCAGCTCGCGCCGCGATCGAGCACGGACGCCGAGCGTTGGTGGTGACGGTCGACCCCGCACGGCGCTTGGCCGATGCGCTGGGGGTGGGCGAGTCGGGGGCGGGGGGTGTCGCCGAGGTGCCGATGAGCGTTCCCCTGGGCCCGACCGCCGACCACGACGGCGGGGCGGGTGCCATGTGGGCCGTGATGGTCGACATGGAGCAGAGTTGGGACCGACTGGTGCGACGCCACGCGCCCGACAACGCAACACGCGACGGACTGCTCGACAACGAGCTCTACCAGACCCTCACCACCCGCTTCGTGCAGAGCCACGACTACATCGCGCTCGACCGACTCGTCGACCTTGCCGATCAGGACGACTACGACCTCGTGGTCATTGACACCCCGCCGTCGGTCCATGCGCTCGACGTACTCGACGCTCCGGACCGCATGCTCGAGTTCTTCGGCAGCCGGTTGCTGACCTGGCTCACGGCTCCCTATCGCACGCGCATGGTGCGGGTGGCAGCCAAGCCGTTCCTGGTGGTGGCCGAGCGGCTGCTCGGCGGCCCCTTCCTCGAGCAGATCGCCGAGTTCTTCTGGCTGTTCTCGAGTCTCCAGCCCGGCTTTGCCCGACGTGCCCGAGCGGTGAAGCGGCGGTTGTCGGATCCCGACACCCGCTACGTGGTGGTGCAGACTCCCGAGGCGGTGCCCCGGGCACGTGGCACCGAACTGGCCGCCGAGCTGCGTCGGCGTGGCCATCCGCCGGCGCTCACGATCGTGAATCGCACCCTCGACCCTTCGGTGCGAGCACTCGACGATGCGGCGATCGATGCGATCGGTCATCGCACGCTGCGTGACGCCGTCCGAACGCTGCGCGATACCGCCGAGGCCGACGCTGCGGCCCCGGCGGCGATCGGGCCCACGCATCAGGTGCTGTGGACTGCGGGTTCGTTGGTGGATGCCAGCGACTTGTCGGCACTGTTCGGCTGA